The Musa acuminata AAA Group cultivar baxijiao chromosome BXJ2-2, Cavendish_Baxijiao_AAA, whole genome shotgun sequence genome has a segment encoding these proteins:
- the LOC135604838 gene encoding uncharacterized protein LOC135604838, translating into MELKSDGFVGVVLSMEGGGAQQNKQQLEQQSDKGGCSLLQHRYLDEFDGIYDRPLACFGCGIGWACFILGFGFPLLWYIATALYFGKYHLKDPRERAGLAASAIAALICSVAALITLVAVHL; encoded by the exons ATGGAACTCAAATCAGATGGTTTTGTTGGAGTGGTTCTTTCTATGGAAGGAG GTGGAGCTCAACAGAACAAGCAGCAGTTAGAACAGCAATCTGATAAAGGTGGATGCTCTCTCCTCCAGCATCGATATCTCGACGAGTTTGACGGGATCTACGACCGGCCGCTGGCGTGCTTCGGCTGCGGCATAGGATGGGCCTG TTTCATCTTGGGCTTTGGCTTCCCTCTGCTCTGGTACATTGCTACTGCTCTTTACTTTGGGAAGTACCACCTCAAGGATCCAAGGGAAAGAGCAGGGCTTGCAGCATCTGCAATTGCA gctttgattTGTTCTGTTGCAGCATTGATCACATTGGTGGCTGTACATCTGTAG
- the LOC135605789 gene encoding uncharacterized protein LOC135605789 codes for MEREAKKEAFRKYLESSGVLDALTKVLVALYEENDRPSSAVEFVQQKLGGPSISQYEKLLAEKSDLQLKYDELLAAHREKCRELEELRNLKLTTTLKENTNGDKLKDGL; via the exons ATG GAAAGGGAAGCAAAAAAGGAAGCTTTCAGGAAGTATCTGGAATCAAGTGGGGTGCTTGATGCTCTCACTAAAG TTCTTGTTGCACTATATGAAGAAAATGACAGGCCTTCATCTGCTGTCGA GTTCGTCCAACAAAAGTTAGGTGGACCATCAATTTCTCAATATGAAAAGCTACTAGCTGAAAAGTCGGATTTGCAATTGAAGTATGATGAGCTCTTAGCAGCTCACAGAGAAAAGTGCAGAGAG CTCGAGGAACTACGAAACTTGAAATTGACCACAACATTAAAGGAGAATACAAATGGAGATAAATTGAAAGATGGATTGTGA